A stretch of the Mycolicibacterium celeriflavum genome encodes the following:
- a CDS encoding Ms4527A family Cys-rich leader peptide has protein sequence MTAVRSFPQRVALVARRHVDFKRVCSCCCLP, from the coding sequence GTGACCGCCGTCCGCAGCTTCCCCCAGCGTGTAGCCCTGGTGGCGCGGCGGCATGTCGATTTCAAGCGCGTTTGTAGCTGTTGTTGTCTGCCCTGA
- a CDS encoding (2,3-dihydroxybenzoyl)adenylate synthase encodes MSTGFEQRAPGDRPLGHSDFGDLMAGFVPFPPDRAEEYRRAGYWTDEPLDSILRNAGAAWPARTAVIDPHVSYTFAELDARADRIAAALADRGIVPGDRMLLQLPNTCEFAVTLFGVLRAGVVPVMCLPGHRSAELNHFAALSGAVGLIVPDSIAGFDYRELAGDLVRDNPQLRHVFVDGEPGRFQSWSALADFDGPLPERAPVDPDVPALLLVSGGTTGLPKLIARTHNDYLYTARTSAQECHLTGDDVYLVVLPAGHNFPLACPGMLGSMTVGATSVFTTDASPEAAFALIDRHKVTVTALVNALAKLWTQACEWEPVLPTSLRLVQVGGSRMTPQEAEYILSGLTPGLQQIFGMAEGMLNFTRPGDPVDVVVNTQGRPMSPHDEMRVVDESGAEVSPGEEGELLVRGPYTLNGYYRADEANARSFTPDGFYRSGDRVRIFAEGPRTGYVEVTGRIKDVIHRGGETVSASDLEEHLFAHPAVYAAAAVALPDEFLGEKICAAVVFKGAPITLAELNQYLDERGVSAHCRPDVLAPLPSLPKTAVGKVDKKKVVSQLVS; translated from the coding sequence ATGAGCACCGGTTTCGAGCAGCGCGCGCCAGGAGATCGGCCGTTAGGGCACAGCGATTTCGGCGACCTCATGGCGGGGTTCGTGCCGTTCCCGCCCGACCGGGCCGAGGAGTACCGACGGGCCGGCTACTGGACCGATGAGCCGCTCGACTCGATCCTGCGCAACGCGGGCGCGGCGTGGCCGGCGCGCACCGCGGTCATCGACCCCCACGTCAGCTACACGTTCGCCGAACTGGACGCGCGGGCCGACCGCATCGCGGCGGCGCTGGCCGACCGCGGCATCGTCCCCGGTGATCGGATGCTTCTGCAGCTGCCCAACACCTGCGAGTTCGCCGTCACCCTGTTCGGCGTGCTGCGCGCCGGCGTCGTTCCGGTCATGTGCCTGCCGGGACACCGGTCCGCGGAACTGAACCACTTCGCCGCGCTCAGCGGTGCCGTCGGCCTCATCGTGCCCGACTCGATCGCCGGCTTCGACTACCGCGAACTGGCCGGGGATCTGGTAAGGGACAACCCGCAGCTGCGCCACGTATTCGTCGACGGCGAGCCCGGCCGATTCCAATCCTGGTCTGCGCTGGCCGATTTCGACGGCCCGCTGCCCGAGCGCGCGCCCGTCGACCCCGACGTGCCCGCGCTGTTGTTGGTGTCGGGCGGCACGACGGGCCTGCCGAAACTCATCGCCCGCACGCACAACGATTACCTCTACACCGCCAGGACAAGCGCGCAGGAGTGCCACCTGACCGGCGACGACGTCTATCTCGTCGTGTTGCCCGCAGGGCACAACTTCCCGTTGGCGTGTCCCGGCATGTTGGGTTCGATGACCGTCGGCGCCACCTCGGTTTTCACCACCGACGCCAGCCCCGAAGCCGCATTCGCGCTGATCGACCGCCACAAAGTGACGGTCACGGCGCTGGTCAACGCGCTGGCCAAGCTGTGGACCCAGGCTTGCGAGTGGGAGCCGGTGCTGCCGACGTCCCTGCGCCTGGTGCAGGTCGGCGGGTCGCGGATGACGCCACAGGAGGCCGAGTACATCCTGTCCGGGCTCACGCCGGGACTGCAACAGATCTTCGGGATGGCCGAGGGAATGCTGAACTTCACCCGCCCCGGTGATCCCGTCGACGTGGTGGTCAACACGCAGGGCAGGCCGATGTCGCCGCACGACGAGATGCGCGTGGTCGACGAGTCCGGCGCCGAGGTCTCACCCGGCGAGGAGGGCGAGTTGCTGGTCCGGGGTCCCTACACGCTGAACGGTTACTACCGCGCCGACGAGGCGAACGCGCGGTCGTTCACTCCCGACGGCTTCTACCGCAGCGGTGACCGGGTGCGAATCTTCGCCGAAGGTCCGCGCACCGGCTACGTCGAGGTGACCGGTCGCATCAAGGATGTCATCCACCGCGGCGGCGAGACGGTGTCGGCGTCGGATCTCGAGGAGCACCTTTTCGCCCACCCGGCGGTCTACGCCGCGGCCGCGGTCGCCCTACCCGATGAGTTCCTGGGCGAGAAGATCTGCGCCGCAGTCGTTTTCAAGGGTGCGCCGATCACGCTCGCCGAGCTGAACCAATATCTCGACGAGCGGGGCGTTTCGGCCCACTGCAGGCCCGACGTGCTGGCGCCGCTGCCGTCGCTGCCCAAGACGGCGGTCGGCAAGGTCGACAAGAAGAAGGTCGTCTCGCAGTTGGTGTCCTGA
- the hemW gene encoding radical SAM family heme chaperone HemW, with translation MTRTAPAELPAVAPTPGRPFGVYIHVPFCATRCGYCDFNTYTPAELGGADPGEWLVALRAELSLAARRLGSAPQVDTVFVGGGTPSLLGGTGLAAVLDAVRTHFPLAPNAEVTTEANPESTSPLLFEQLREAGYTRISLGMQSAAPHVLAALDRAHSPGRALAAAREARAAGFEHVNLDLIYGTPGESDDDLMRSVDTVVEAGVDHVSAYALVVEDGTAMARRVRRGELTPPDDDVLARRYELLDARLTAAGFDWYEVSNWSRPGGECLHNIGYWNGGQWWGAGPGAHGFIGAVRWWNVKHPNTYAQMLADGRLPVSDCEQLDAETVHIEDVMLRVRLRDGLPPSLLSASERHRADTVVADGLLTRMADRLVLTDRGRLLADAVVRDLLD, from the coding sequence ATGACCCGAACCGCGCCGGCTGAGTTGCCGGCTGTCGCGCCCACGCCGGGCCGGCCGTTCGGTGTCTACATCCACGTGCCGTTCTGCGCCACTCGCTGCGGTTACTGCGACTTCAACACCTACACCCCCGCCGAGCTGGGCGGCGCCGATCCTGGCGAGTGGCTGGTTGCGTTGCGTGCCGAGCTGAGTTTGGCGGCTCGGCGGCTGGGCAGCGCGCCGCAGGTCGACACCGTGTTCGTCGGCGGCGGCACGCCGTCTCTGCTGGGCGGCACGGGCCTGGCCGCGGTGCTCGACGCCGTGCGCACGCATTTCCCGCTGGCGCCGAATGCCGAGGTCACCACCGAGGCCAACCCCGAGTCGACGTCGCCGCTGCTCTTCGAGCAGTTGCGCGAGGCCGGATACACCCGGATCTCGTTGGGGATGCAGTCCGCGGCGCCGCATGTGCTGGCGGCACTGGACCGCGCGCATTCGCCGGGCCGGGCGCTCGCCGCCGCGCGAGAAGCCCGGGCGGCCGGATTCGAGCACGTCAACCTGGACCTCATCTACGGCACGCCGGGGGAGTCCGACGACGATTTGATGCGCTCGGTCGACACGGTCGTCGAGGCAGGGGTTGACCATGTCTCGGCCTACGCGCTGGTCGTCGAGGACGGCACCGCGATGGCCCGTCGGGTCCGCCGCGGCGAGCTCACACCGCCCGACGACGACGTGCTGGCCCGCCGCTACGAGCTGCTCGACGCACGCCTGACGGCCGCCGGCTTCGACTGGTACGAGGTTTCCAACTGGAGTCGGCCGGGTGGCGAATGTCTGCACAACATCGGCTACTGGAACGGCGGCCAGTGGTGGGGCGCCGGGCCGGGGGCGCACGGCTTCATCGGTGCGGTCCGATGGTGGAACGTCAAGCATCCCAACACTTATGCGCAGATGTTGGCCGACGGTCGGCTACCGGTGTCCGACTGTGAGCAACTCGACGCCGAAACCGTGCACATCGAGGATGTGATGCTGCGGGTGCGGCTGCGCGACGGGCTGCCGCCGAGCTTGCTGTCGGCGTCCGAACGGCACCGGGCCGACACCGTCGTCGCCGACGGGCTGCTGACCCGGATGGCCGACCGGCTGGTGCTCACCGACCGCGGCCGCCTGCTGGCCGACGCCGTGGTCCGCGATCTGCTCGATTAG
- a CDS encoding type I polyketide synthase → MTDTDATTDDSTRPEPIAIIGLGCRVAGSIGTPEQFWEFLLDGGSDIREVPQERWEPYLRRDPRNAAVLKDVTRWGTFLDDLPGFDAEFFGVSPREAELMDPQQRLALEVSWEALEHAGVPPKSLAGSDTAVLMGVNSDDYGKLIMEDLPGIEAWTGIGTSLCGIANRVSHLLDLRGPSVALDAACAASLVAVHQACQMLNAGETSLALAGGVSALIGPGLTRVLDVAGATAPDGRCKTFDAAADGYGRGEGAGVVVLKRLADAIRDGDHVYAVVRGGAVAQDGRTVGIMSPNGDAQAEMFRRACQFAGIAPESVGFIEAHGTGTPSGDPTEVRALASVYGVGRPEDAKCRIGSVKPNVGHLEGGAGVIGLIKAALTLHHRTIPPTAGLTSLTPAVDWADSGLRVPVRVESWDRAGDAPRRAAVCSYGYGGTIAHVLLEEAPSSRGATETARKPQQSMIIPVSARNADRMRSQAGALAEYLRSDPPPLAEVAATLWTRRSHEPVRAAVVADDVDDVAEVSAALAALADDVPDAAVVTGTALPTAADGAVWVFSGHGSHWAGMGRELLTTAPEFADAVDTIDPVFAAELGFSAREALSTGHLGGTDRVQALTFAIQVGLATMLRARGVTPAAVIGHSVGEVAACVTAGVFDLTVGAAVACYRARGFRSVMGQGAMALVRLPFGEAHRRLAGRTDVVAAISASPESTVVSGMTGAVDEVCQEWADHGVMVRRVNTDVAFHSPAMDALTGELGRLTAQLPPSRPPETPLYTTALADPRSGARRDQHYWVANLRDRVRFTEAVSAAIEDGHRLFLEVSAHPVVAHSIAETLTAAGADQHAVVPLLRRDRPEMPSVATAVAALHCHGAPVDPGLLAAPWAADLPVTQWQHRRFWRTPTPPPGGRGVHDVDSHTLLGGRTEVTGAVASKMWQTRVDLDSRPYPGNHPVKGTEIVPAAVIVNTFLRAAAELDVRCDRAGADLVDVRLRTPVAPGRARDVQVVLQDRGLSLATRLVDNDDDAEDGGWLTHSSAVAAADWDFQDIEDLLGEVLDEPAARERCRDALPSSHVVDTLATLGVAAMGFDWEILELDGGDGELLARVAARADRSAPDTWAPLLDAATSAASTVFDGPPRLRMPARIDRVRVHGQPPAVALLHVRRRPGTTSTDVLLAEESGKVLASLTGMSFEQLENPSGSDVSRMLHHVSWQPVTWRPDGRPGAVVVVGGDAATREFVTRDLSAAEVPYLLHDDADELARTAESLDRDAVVLVLPRSHDSPERSVGVVMQTLRALLDQGAKARMWVLTRDVHEGANVAHAPLWGLARVAAAEHPKVFGGVLDVADDRLPVGVLASVHGHPVVVLRDGVAQSARLAHAGRGTGAPLQCSAGGTYVIIGGTGVLGLRMAQRLADVGARRLVLLSRRGIPDRSVWQADSELVRTVTALEERGVSVRVVAMDIAAPGAADTLRAALRDLPPVRGVIHAAGVEAGALLVNTTPDDFTAAMRPKVDGTLTLHEVFPPEQLDWLVLFSSCGYLAGFPGQGAYACANSFLDVMARHRRNLGDRTVSVAWTAWRGLGMGSTSGFVAAQLDALGMDTVGADEAMRALDLAMRHDEPNIVVLPLLPAAAAVPMLADVAPTDTNESGGDGSPAVGLVDADPARVAQVVAAAVAAQLGVSEGDVDTALPLVEVGVDSIMTVGLLRQLEKQTGLSLPPTLLWEYPTAAAVSERIVELLGAPESVEQMEMS, encoded by the coding sequence GTGACCGACACCGACGCCACAACCGACGACTCCACACGACCCGAGCCGATCGCGATCATCGGGCTCGGCTGCCGGGTGGCCGGTTCGATCGGCACGCCCGAACAGTTCTGGGAGTTCCTGCTCGACGGCGGCAGCGACATCCGCGAGGTGCCGCAGGAGCGCTGGGAGCCCTACCTCCGCCGCGACCCGCGCAACGCCGCGGTGCTCAAGGACGTCACGCGGTGGGGGACCTTCCTCGACGACCTGCCCGGCTTCGACGCCGAGTTCTTCGGGGTGTCACCGCGCGAGGCGGAACTGATGGATCCGCAGCAGCGGCTGGCGCTCGAGGTGAGCTGGGAGGCGCTCGAACACGCCGGTGTTCCGCCGAAGTCGTTGGCGGGCAGCGACACCGCGGTGCTGATGGGCGTCAACTCCGACGATTACGGCAAGTTGATCATGGAGGACCTGCCCGGTATCGAAGCGTGGACCGGGATCGGCACGTCGCTGTGCGGCATCGCCAACCGGGTGTCTCACCTGCTCGACCTGCGCGGCCCCAGCGTGGCTCTCGACGCAGCATGCGCGGCTTCGCTGGTCGCTGTGCACCAGGCGTGCCAGATGCTGAACGCCGGTGAGACGTCGCTGGCGCTGGCGGGCGGGGTCAGCGCGTTGATCGGGCCAGGGCTGACGCGAGTGCTCGACGTGGCCGGTGCCACCGCACCCGACGGCCGCTGCAAGACCTTCGACGCCGCCGCCGACGGCTACGGGCGCGGTGAAGGCGCGGGCGTGGTGGTGCTCAAGCGCCTCGCCGACGCAATCCGCGACGGTGACCACGTGTACGCGGTCGTGCGGGGCGGTGCCGTCGCGCAGGACGGGCGCACCGTCGGGATCATGTCGCCCAACGGCGACGCGCAAGCCGAGATGTTCCGCCGCGCTTGCCAATTCGCCGGCATCGCTCCCGAGAGTGTGGGTTTCATCGAGGCACACGGCACCGGCACGCCATCCGGCGACCCCACCGAGGTGCGGGCGCTCGCATCGGTTTACGGGGTGGGAAGACCCGAGGACGCGAAGTGTCGCATCGGGTCGGTCAAGCCCAACGTCGGCCACCTCGAAGGTGGTGCCGGGGTGATCGGGCTCATCAAGGCCGCGCTGACGCTTCATCACCGGACCATCCCGCCGACGGCGGGCCTCACCTCGCTGACGCCCGCGGTGGACTGGGCCGACAGCGGGTTGCGGGTCCCGGTGCGGGTCGAGTCGTGGGACCGTGCCGGCGACGCGCCCAGACGCGCCGCGGTTTGCAGCTACGGCTACGGCGGCACCATCGCGCACGTGCTGCTCGAGGAGGCACCGTCAAGCCGAGGAGCCACCGAGACGGCCCGAAAGCCGCAGCAGTCCATGATCATTCCGGTCTCGGCCCGCAACGCCGACCGGATGCGCAGCCAAGCGGGTGCGCTTGCGGAGTACTTGCGAAGCGACCCGCCACCGCTCGCCGAGGTCGCGGCCACCCTGTGGACGCGCCGCTCGCACGAACCGGTCCGCGCCGCGGTGGTCGCCGACGATGTGGACGATGTCGCCGAGGTTAGCGCGGCGTTGGCCGCCCTGGCCGACGATGTGCCGGATGCCGCTGTGGTGACCGGGACGGCGTTGCCCACCGCGGCCGACGGCGCCGTCTGGGTGTTCTCCGGGCACGGCTCCCACTGGGCTGGCATGGGCCGCGAATTGCTCACCACAGCACCAGAATTCGCCGACGCGGTGGACACCATCGACCCGGTGTTCGCTGCCGAGCTGGGGTTCTCGGCGCGGGAGGCGCTGAGCACCGGGCACCTCGGCGGTACGGACCGGGTGCAGGCGTTGACGTTCGCGATACAGGTGGGGCTGGCCACCATGCTGCGGGCACGCGGTGTCACACCTGCCGCGGTGATCGGACACTCGGTCGGGGAGGTCGCCGCGTGCGTCACCGCGGGCGTGTTCGACCTGACCGTCGGCGCCGCGGTTGCGTGTTACCGCGCCCGGGGCTTCCGGTCGGTGATGGGACAGGGCGCCATGGCGCTGGTGCGCCTTCCGTTCGGCGAGGCCCATCGGCGGCTGGCCGGACGGACCGACGTGGTGGCCGCGATCAGCGCGTCGCCGGAGTCGACGGTGGTATCCGGCATGACCGGCGCCGTCGACGAGGTCTGCCAGGAGTGGGCCGATCACGGCGTGATGGTGCGTCGGGTCAACACCGACGTCGCGTTCCACAGCCCCGCGATGGACGCGCTCACCGGTGAACTCGGCCGCCTCACCGCGCAGTTGCCGCCGTCGCGACCGCCCGAAACCCCGCTTTACACAACGGCATTGGCCGACCCTCGGTCTGGTGCACGCCGCGACCAGCACTACTGGGTGGCGAACCTGCGCGACCGCGTGCGGTTCACCGAAGCGGTCTCGGCCGCGATCGAAGACGGGCATCGGCTCTTCCTCGAGGTGTCGGCGCATCCGGTGGTGGCGCACTCGATCGCCGAGACGCTCACCGCGGCCGGTGCCGACCAGCACGCCGTCGTCCCGCTGCTGCGCCGGGACCGGCCCGAAATGCCCTCGGTGGCAACGGCAGTCGCCGCACTGCACTGCCACGGCGCGCCGGTCGACCCCGGGCTGCTCGCTGCACCGTGGGCGGCTGATCTGCCGGTGACCCAGTGGCAGCATCGGCGGTTCTGGCGCACGCCGACACCTCCGCCGGGCGGGCGCGGCGTGCACGACGTCGACAGCCACACTCTGCTCGGCGGCCGGACCGAGGTGACCGGGGCGGTGGCGTCGAAGATGTGGCAGACCCGGGTCGACCTGGACAGCCGGCCGTACCCGGGCAACCATCCGGTGAAGGGCACCGAGATCGTGCCGGCCGCGGTCATCGTCAACACGTTCCTGCGTGCGGCCGCAGAGTTGGATGTGCGCTGCGACCGCGCAGGCGCAGACCTCGTCGATGTCCGGCTGCGCACCCCGGTGGCACCGGGACGGGCCCGCGACGTGCAGGTTGTCCTGCAGGACCGCGGGCTGAGCTTGGCCACCCGCCTGGTCGACAACGACGACGACGCCGAGGACGGCGGCTGGCTCACCCACAGCAGCGCGGTGGCCGCCGCCGACTGGGATTTTCAGGACATCGAAGACCTCCTCGGCGAGGTGCTCGACGAGCCCGCCGCCCGCGAGCGGTGTCGCGATGCGCTGCCGTCGAGTCACGTCGTCGACACCCTCGCGACGCTCGGCGTCGCCGCGATGGGATTCGACTGGGAAATCCTCGAATTGGACGGTGGCGACGGCGAACTGCTCGCCAGGGTCGCCGCCCGTGCTGACCGCTCGGCACCGGACACCTGGGCGCCGCTGCTGGACGCCGCGACGTCGGCTGCCTCCACCGTGTTCGACGGTCCGCCCCGGTTGCGGATGCCCGCCCGCATCGACCGGGTCCGGGTGCACGGCCAACCGCCCGCCGTTGCGCTGCTGCACGTTCGGCGCAGGCCCGGCACCACCTCGACCGACGTGCTGCTTGCCGAGGAATCCGGCAAGGTGCTGGCCTCGCTGACCGGGATGTCCTTCGAGCAACTCGAGAACCCCTCCGGTAGCGACGTGTCCAGGATGCTGCATCACGTGTCGTGGCAGCCGGTGACTTGGCGACCGGACGGCCGGCCGGGGGCCGTCGTGGTCGTCGGCGGTGACGCCGCCACCCGTGAGTTCGTGACGCGCGACCTGTCCGCAGCAGAGGTGCCCTATCTGCTCCACGACGACGCGGACGAACTCGCACGTACCGCAGAGTCATTGGACCGCGACGCCGTGGTGCTGGTGCTTCCGCGCAGCCACGACTCGCCGGAGCGGTCGGTCGGCGTGGTGATGCAGACGCTGCGGGCGCTGCTCGACCAGGGGGCCAAGGCGCGGATGTGGGTCCTCACCCGCGACGTGCACGAGGGCGCGAACGTGGCACATGCGCCGCTGTGGGGGTTGGCCAGAGTTGCCGCCGCCGAACACCCCAAAGTGTTCGGCGGGGTGCTCGACGTGGCCGACGACCGGCTTCCGGTCGGCGTGCTGGCCTCGGTGCACGGCCATCCCGTCGTGGTGCTGCGAGACGGCGTCGCACAGTCGGCGCGCCTGGCGCACGCGGGCCGGGGGACCGGAGCGCCGTTGCAGTGCTCGGCGGGCGGCACCTATGTGATCATCGGCGGCACCGGCGTGCTGGGATTGCGGATGGCGCAGCGGCTGGCCGACGTCGGCGCGCGCCGGCTGGTGTTGCTGTCGCGGCGCGGCATACCGGACCGCTCTGTCTGGCAAGCGGATTCGGAGTTGGTGCGCACCGTCACCGCGCTCGAGGAGCGGGGCGTCTCCGTGCGCGTGGTCGCGATGGACATCGCAGCACCCGGCGCCGCCGACACGCTGCGTGCCGCGCTGCGCGACCTGCCACCGGTGCGCGGAGTCATTCACGCGGCCGGTGTCGAGGCCGGCGCGCTGCTGGTCAACACCACGCCCGACGACTTCACCGCGGCGATGCGGCCCAAGGTCGACGGCACGCTGACCCTGCACGAGGTGTTTCCGCCCGAACAACTGGACTGGCTGGTGCTGTTCTCGTCGTGCGGCTACCTCGCGGGCTTCCCGGGCCAGGGCGCGTATGCGTGCGCGAACTCGTTCCTCGACGTGATGGCGCGGCACCGACGCAATCTCGGCGATCGCACCGTCAGCGTCGCCTGGACCGCGTGGCGGGGCCTGGGTATGGGTTCGACGTCCGGCTTCGTCGCCGCGCAACTGGACGCGCTGGGCATGGACACCGTCGGGGCCGACGAGGCCATGCGGGCGCTGGACCTCGCAATGCGGCACGATGAGCCGAACATTGTTGTGCTGCCGCTACTTCCGGCCGCCGCCGCGGTGCCGATGCTGGCCGACGTGGCCCCGACGGATACTAACGAGTCCGGCGGCGACGGTTCACCGGCGGTCGGCCTGGTCGACGCTGACCCGGCGCGCGTCGCACAGGTCGTCGCCGCAGCGGTCGCCGCGCAGTTGGGCGTGTCGGAGGGCGACGTCGACACCGCTCTGCCGTTGGTGGAGGTCGGCGTCGACTCGATCATGACCGTCGGACTGCTGCGACAGTTGGAGAAGCAGACCGGGTTGTCCTTGCCGCCGACGCTGCTGTGGGAGTACCCGACCGCGGCGGCCGTCAGCGAACGGATCGTCGAACTGCTCGGGGCGCCCGAGTCGGTGGAGCAGATGGAAATGTCCTGA